One window of bacterium genomic DNA carries:
- a CDS encoding outer membrane beta-barrel protein: MKSLKKVFWAIILVPLMAGSKGVAQEQDLGSPTDGPWMFSTRVGGEFSDNRDGTENDKESNFDFIIEPRADYRFRDGDRTVLDLAALPMLKWHSNPRDNSQGSGQNDTELFGTAIAELSHQLTPRLLLSIGDAITYNDDPSISSEGSNVRYSNNHIWNNAHANVDYVMTEQLTGGIGGNYALKRYSDSVVADTEDEDIFEGSANLKRTMGSGYKLIGTLGASKFKNSSVDQQRGSTVLGAGAGVEKTFTPDLIGKVMAGYQHGEYENDALDSIDTPNGSAELTMRAASATRFRVGGSYGFYAPYVRPYSIQTLTAINAGVDHDVLSKRLTVSLNGQYGNGHYKSEGDLEGGDDTMVMVGVRADYRLNRNWSLNGGYTLENWDSDVRESFTRNLVDFGVKAQL; the protein is encoded by the coding sequence ATGAAGTCATTGAAGAAAGTATTTTGGGCAATTATTCTGGTGCCGTTGATGGCAGGGTCTAAGGGTGTTGCACAGGAGCAGGATCTTGGTTCCCCAACGGATGGCCCCTGGATGTTTTCAACAAGGGTTGGCGGGGAATTTTCTGACAATCGTGATGGGACGGAAAATGACAAGGAATCAAATTTTGATTTCATCATTGAGCCTCGTGCTGATTATCGTTTTCGTGATGGAGATCGCACCGTCCTTGATTTAGCGGCCCTTCCCATGTTGAAGTGGCATAGTAACCCGCGTGACAACAGTCAGGGTTCCGGGCAAAATGATACGGAACTTTTCGGAACGGCTATTGCCGAATTGTCGCACCAACTAACTCCGCGTTTGTTGCTCAGCATCGGCGATGCGATCACTTATAATGATGATCCGTCAATCAGCAGTGAGGGTTCAAATGTGCGTTACAGCAATAATCACATATGGAATAACGCCCATGCTAATGTTGACTATGTCATGACTGAGCAATTGACGGGGGGCATTGGCGGGAATTACGCGCTCAAGCGTTATTCTGACTCTGTGGTCGCAGATACCGAAGATGAAGACATTTTCGAAGGCTCCGCCAATCTCAAGCGCACGATGGGATCTGGCTATAAACTGATTGGCACCTTGGGGGCTTCTAAGTTCAAGAATAGCTCGGTCGATCAACAGCGGGGTTCAACAGTACTTGGCGCTGGCGCCGGGGTTGAGAAAACCTTTACGCCTGATCTCATCGGTAAAGTGATGGCCGGATATCAGCACGGGGAATATGAGAATGATGCGCTGGATTCCATTGATACCCCGAACGGTTCGGCGGAGTTGACGATGCGTGCGGCTTCCGCGACCCGTTTCCGTGTGGGCGGCAGCTACGGGTTTTATGCCCCTTATGTCCGGCCCTATTCGATCCAGACTTTGACCGCCATCAATGCCGGCGTTGATCATGATGTCCTCAGCAAGCGTTTGACGGTCAGCTTGAACGGGCAGTACGGCAATGGCCATTATAAGTCGGAAGGTGATCTTGAGGGCGGCGATGATACCATGGTCATGGTAGGCGTGCGCGCAGACTATCGCCTCAATCGCAACTGGTCGCTGAATGGCGGCTACACTCTTGAGAACTGGGATTCTGATGTGCGCGAGTCCTTTACCCGTAATCTTGTGGATTTCGGCGTTAAGGCTCAGTTGTAA